Proteins found in one Pocillopora verrucosa isolate sample1 chromosome 12, ASM3666991v2, whole genome shotgun sequence genomic segment:
- the LOC131771485 gene encoding carbohydrate sulfotransferase 5-like: protein MNVKRNTPFRICKKFCFPCAVLLLFSSAVLLHNSYYGQSLFKYSKELIKPNRSLTQNETALVTLLTNPNKTNSPEVVRTLADVNSASSEVQRSSRPKISTGSIPKPALEAQPIHRVQPAPSEIKTGLNQKPQSEARSTSDVHSVSSGVRPKKDQEDRSSSEVHTVSHSVQTTSNFRSTNRNSPGLQRTFPTSTKSLDVVSTPRPERRRSLLIYGAGRSGTTFTTKMFAEDPQLMTVYEPLWIITKWNKEDSSQIPNWTKNVLDLLRGILSCKFAETAAGVKFLSHTSRKWNGANVKNPFQSQNFCPNWECKKLSSTPKYADTVCLTKYKHSVTKIGETRTPNSLISSFLPKVFLENPDTDIRVIQLIRDPRASFRSRIKLRWMVDWTHRNFRKLVRKVCSNLVANIKFGRNLGKWQDKYLEVHYHDLAGKPLETTRAMYNFAGFEMPDSIADWVVRNTSPSKEELMKESKKIFSPTRNSTANIDKWKQDSPVERIRIIEEYCQEALDLLGLKKML, encoded by the coding sequence ATGAATGTCAAGAGAAACACCCCCTTTCGAATATGTAAGAAATTTTGTTTCCCATGCGCAGTTCTTCTGCTGTTCTCTTCCGCTGTTCTACTACATAACTCCTATTATGGCCAATCTCTTTTCAAGTATAGTAAAGAGTTGATAAAGCCAAACAGGAGCTTGACTCAGAATGAAACGGCACTCGTTACTCTTTTAACAaatccaaacaaaacaaattcacccGAAGTAGTCCGAACATTGGCCGATGTCAATTCAGCATCATCTGAAGTTCAAAGAAGTTCACGACCGAAGATTTCCACAGGTTCAATTCCAAAGCCAGCTTTGGAAGCTCAGCCGATCCACCGCGTTCAACCAGCGCCGTCCGAAATCAAAACAGGATTAAACCAAAAGCCTCAGTCGGAAGCCCGATCTACAAGCGACGTCCACTCTGTGTCATCCGGAGTTAGGCCGAAGAAAGACCAAGAGGACCGGTCTTCTTCCGAGGTTCATACAGTGTCACACTCAGTTCAGACAACTTCCAACTTTCGCTCAACAAATCGTAATTCCCCTGGGTTGCAACGGACTTTTCCGACCTCCACAAAGTCCCTTGATGTGGTATCGACGCCCCGACCCGAACGCCGCCGAAGTCTCCTAATCTATGGAGCCGGCCGTTCAGGCACAACATTCACCACCAAAATGTTTGCTGAAGATCCACAACTTATGACTGTTTATGAACCGTTATGGATTATAACCAAATGGAACAAAGAAGACTCTAGTCAAATACCCAATTGGACCAAAAACGTTCTTGATCTTCTAAGAGGAATTTTAAGTTGTAAGTTCGCCGAGACTGCTGCTGGTGTTAAATTCCTCTCGCACACCTCACGGAAATGGAATGGAGCAAATGTCAAAAACCCTTTTCAGTCTCAAAACTTTTGCCCCAACTGGGAGTGTAAAAAACTTTCCAGTACTCCCAAATACGCCGACACAGTATGCctaacaaaatacaaacacagTGTAACGAAAATAGGGGAAACCAGGACACCCAACagtttaatttcatcttttcttcCTAAGGTGTTCTTAGAGAATCCAGACACCGACATCCGGGTTATCCAGCTTATTCGAGATCCAAGAGCCAGTTTTAGATCCCGGATTAAGTTAAGATGGATGGTAGACTGGACACATCGGAATTTTCGAAAGTTAGTCAGAAAAGTTTGTTCAAACTTGGTCGCAAACATCAAGTTTGGCCGAAATCTGGGCAAATGGCAAGACAAGTATTTAGAAGTACACTACCACGATCTAGCCGGAAAACCGCTGGAAACGACAAGAGCTATGTATAATTTTGCAGGATTTGAAATGCCCGATAGCATTGCCGACTGGGTGGTTCGCAATACTTCGCCGAGTAAAGAAGAACTGAtgaaggaaagtaaaaaaatattctcaccAACTCGAAATTCAACGGCTAATATTGATAAGTGGAAGCAAGATTCCCCAGTCGAAAGAATTCGAATAATTGAGGAATATTGTCAAGAAGCACTTGATCTTCTAGGactgaaaaaaatgctataG
- the LOC131771449 gene encoding carbohydrate sulfotransferase 3-like translates to MNVKRNTPFRICKKFCFPCAVLLLFSSAVLLCNSHYGRSLFKYSKELIEPIRSLIQNKTALVTLLTNPNKTNSPEVVRAWADVNSASSEVQRGSRPKISTGSILKPALEARPVQRVQLAPSEIKTGSNQEPQSEARSTSDVHSVSSKVRPKKDQEDRSPSEVHTVSHSVQTTSNFRSTNRNSPELQRTFPTSTNSLDVVSTPQPERRRSLLIYGADRSGTTFTTKMFAEDPQLMTVYEPLWITTKWNKEDSSQIPNWTKNVLDLLRGILSCKFAETAAGVKFLSHTSRQWSGAYVKNPFQSQNFCPNWECKDLSRSPKYADTVCLTKYKHSVTKIGEPRTPDSLISSFLPKVFLENPDTDIRVIQLIRDPRASLRSRIKLGWMVDWTHSSFPNLVRKICSNLVANIKFGRNLGKWQDKYLEVHYHDLAGKPLETTRAVYNFAGFEMPDSIADWVVRNTSPSKEELMKESKNIFSPTRNSTANIDKWKQDSPVERIQIIEKYCKKALDLLGLKKML, encoded by the coding sequence ATGAATGTCAAGAGAAACACCCCCTTTCGAATATGTAAGAAATTTTGTTTCCCATGCGCAGTTCTTCTGCTGTTCTCTTCCGCTGTTCTACTATGCAACTCCCATTATGGCAGATCTCTTTTTAAGTATAGTAAAGAGTTGATAGAGCCAATCAGGAGCTTGATTCAGAATAAAACGGCACTCGTTACTCTTTTAACAaatccaaacaaaacaaattcacccGAAGTAGTTCGAGCATGGGCCGATGTCAATTCAGCATCATCCGAAGTTCAAAGAGGTTCACGACCTAAGATTTCCACGGGTTCAATTCTAAAGCCAGCTTTGGAAGCTCGGCCGGTCCAACGTGTTCAACTAGCGCCGTCCGAAATCAAAACAGGATCAAACCAAGAGCCTCAGTCGGAAGCCCGATCTACTAGCGACGTCCACTCCGTGTCATCAAAAGTAAGGCCGAAGAAGGACCAAGAGGACCGATCTCCTTCCGAGGTTCATACAGTGTCACACTCAGTTCAGACAACTTCCAACTTTCGCTCAACAAATCGTAATTCCCCTGAGTTGCAACGGACTTTTCCGACCTCCACAAATTCCCTTGATGTGGTGTCGACGCCGCAACCCGAACGCCGCCGAAGTCTCCTAATCTATGGAGCCGACCGTTCAGGCACAACATTCACCACCAAAATGTTTGCCGAAGATCCACAACTTATGACTGTTTATGAACCATTATGGATAACAACCAAATGGAACAAAGAAGACTCTAGTCAAATACCCAATTGGACCAAAAACGTTCTTGATCTTCTTAGAGGAATTTTAAGTTGTAAGTTCGCCGAGACTGCCGCTGGTGTTAAATTCCTCTCGCACACCTCACGGCAATGGAGTGGAGCGTATGTCAAAAACCCTTTTCAGTCTCAAAACTTTTGCCCCAACTGGGAATGTAAAGATCTTTCCAGATCTCCCAAATACGCCGACACAGTATGCctaacaaaatacaaacacagTGTAACGAAAATAGGGGAGCCCAGGACACCCGACagtttaatttcatcttttcttcCAAAGGTATTCTTAGAGAATCCAGACACTGACATCCGGGTTATCCAGCTTATCAGGGATCCCAGAGCGAGTTTAAGATCCCGGATTAAGCTAGGGTGGATGGTGGACTGGACGCATTCGAGTTTTCCAAACTTAGTcagaaaaatttgttcaaacttggTCGCAAACATCAAGTTTGGCCGAAATCTGGGCAAATGGCAAGACAAGTATTTAGAAGTTCACTACCACGATCTAGCCGGAAAACCGCTGGAAACGACAAGAGCTGTGTATAATTTTGCAGGATTTGAAATGCCCGATAGCATTGCCGACTGGGTGGTTCGCAATACTTCGCCGAGTAAAGAAGAACTGatgaaggaaagtaaaaacataTTCTCACCAACTCGAAATTCAACGGCTAATATTGATAAGTGGAAGCAAGATTCTCCAGTCGAAAGAATTCAAATAATTgagaaatattgtaaaaaagCACTTGATCTTCTAGGactgaaaaaaatgctataG